From the Streptomyces syringium genome, one window contains:
- a CDS encoding aldehyde dehydrogenase gives MRGVIEHEQLFIGGVMVDPGGTDTIDVVSPHTERVIGRVPHATRADVDRAVAAGRAAFESGVWARRPLGERIEVVTRIKDAIAARHEEIAEVISAQNGSPYSWSVLGQALGAMMVWDCAITVARDFPYEERRAGVLGPLLVRREPVGVVAAVVPWNAPQFVAAAKLAPALLAGCSVVLKPSPETPLDAYLLAEIVAGAGLPEGVLSILPAGREVGEYLVGHPGIDKVSFTGSVEAGRRVMATAARNLTRVTLELGGKSAAVILPDADLDAAVAGIVPAAWMNNGQTCVAQTRVLAPRAHYDELAERFAAAASAFVVGDPLDAATQIGPLVAERQRRRSLDYIALGQREGAKVLAGGGRPAGQERGWYVEPTLFGDVANTMRIAREEIFGPVVCLLPYEDEEEAVRIADDSDYGLSGSVWTRDVERGIDVARRVRTGTYSVNTFSLDMLGPFGGYKNSGLGREFGPEGFAAYLEHKTIHLPAGYEAP, from the coding sequence ATGCGTGGAGTCATCGAGCACGAACAGCTCTTCATCGGCGGGGTGATGGTCGATCCGGGCGGTACGGACACCATCGACGTCGTCTCGCCGCACACCGAGCGCGTCATCGGGCGGGTGCCGCACGCCACGCGCGCCGACGTGGACCGGGCCGTCGCGGCGGGGCGGGCGGCGTTCGAGTCCGGGGTCTGGGCGCGGCGGCCGCTCGGCGAGCGGATCGAGGTCGTCACGCGGATCAAGGACGCGATCGCCGCCCGGCACGAGGAGATCGCCGAGGTCATCTCCGCGCAGAACGGGTCCCCCTACTCCTGGAGCGTCCTCGGGCAGGCGCTCGGCGCCATGATGGTCTGGGACTGCGCGATCACCGTCGCCCGGGACTTCCCCTACGAGGAGCGGCGGGCCGGTGTCCTCGGACCGCTGCTCGTGCGGCGCGAGCCGGTCGGGGTCGTGGCGGCCGTCGTGCCGTGGAACGCACCGCAGTTCGTGGCGGCCGCCAAGCTCGCGCCCGCGCTGCTGGCCGGCTGTTCGGTCGTCCTCAAGCCGTCCCCGGAGACACCGCTGGACGCCTATCTGCTCGCGGAGATCGTCGCCGGGGCAGGGCTGCCCGAAGGCGTGCTGTCGATCCTGCCCGCCGGCCGTGAGGTCGGCGAGTACCTCGTCGGGCACCCCGGCATCGACAAGGTGTCCTTCACCGGCTCCGTGGAGGCGGGCCGGCGGGTCATGGCGACCGCCGCCCGCAATCTCACCCGCGTCACCCTGGAGCTCGGCGGCAAGTCCGCCGCCGTCATCCTCCCCGACGCCGACCTCGACGCGGCCGTCGCCGGCATCGTGCCCGCCGCCTGGATGAACAACGGCCAGACCTGTGTGGCCCAGACCCGCGTCCTGGCGCCCCGCGCCCACTACGACGAGCTCGCCGAGCGCTTCGCCGCCGCCGCGTCCGCCTTCGTCGTCGGCGACCCGCTGGACGCCGCCACCCAGATCGGCCCGCTCGTCGCGGAGCGCCAGCGGCGCCGGTCGCTGGACTACATCGCGCTCGGGCAGCGCGAGGGCGCCAAGGTCCTCGCCGGGGGCGGCCGGCCCGCCGGGCAGGAGCGCGGGTGGTACGTCGAGCCCACCCTCTTCGGCGACGTCGCCAACACCATGCGGATCGCCCGCGAGGAGATCTTCGGCCCGGTCGTCTGCCTCCTGCCGTACGAGGACGAGGAGGAGGCCGTCCGCATCGCCGACGACTCCGACTACGGGCTCTCCGGCAGCGTCTGGACCCGTGACGTCGAGCGCGGCATCGATGTCGCGCGACGGGTGCGCACCGGCACGTACTCCGTGAACACCTTCAGCCTCGACATGCTCGGCCCCTTCGGAGGCTACAAGAATTCCGGCCTGGGGCGGGAGTTCGGGCCCGAGGGCTTCGCCGCCTATCTGGAACACAAGACGATCCACCTGCCCGCCGGTTACGAGGCACCGTGA
- a CDS encoding ABC transporter ATP-binding protein produces MATTPRTPGATDPAPPDGHRPRDEGRAGGDARARDNVRVDDGTRARDTAGPSADRLLLAAARHSAGRTTAICLLSTVTAGCALALPAALGHTLDLTLGHGPSPYLWTALCAALIGAEVLLEALTAFVTGTTNARAGSWLRRLGARRLLAAGPHHASRFTPGDLVTRLTGNAAEAGTAPTTAATGLAALITPLGGLIALAFIDLWLAAVFLAGAPALFLFLRAFARSSSDSVSRYQRVQGELAARLVEALGGARTVAAAGTARRERDRVLAPLPELSTQGRRMWQVYGRAVVQGGILVPLLQTAVLAVGGVRLAAGDLSVGELLAATRYAALAAGVGSVIGRLNSLVRSRAAARRTAELLALPAMPYGTRPLPPDGPGRLELRGVSVTRGGCEVLRGVDLVVPGGTTTAVVGRSGAGKSVLAAVAGRLTDPGSGQVLLDGVPLTEADPVQLRREIGYAFERPALFGDTVGGAVAFGAYAPDGPAVEAAARAASADRFIRLLPRGYGTALADAPLSGGELQRLGLARAFAHAGRLLVLDDATSSLDSVTEVQVGRALVGEVRAGTRLLIAHRVSSAARADRVAWLENGRVRAVGPHEELWQLADYRAVFADEPEDSAEPEAERADGTGAAR; encoded by the coding sequence ATGGCCACGACGCCCCGCACACCGGGAGCCACGGACCCCGCACCGCCCGACGGACACAGGCCCCGCGACGAGGGCCGGGCGGGCGGTGACGCACGGGCGCGCGACAACGTACGGGTGGACGACGGCACACGGGCGCGCGACACCGCCGGGCCCTCCGCCGACCGGCTGCTGCTGGCAGCCGCCCGGCACAGCGCCGGCCGCACCACCGCGATCTGCCTGCTCAGCACGGTGACGGCGGGCTGTGCCCTCGCCCTGCCCGCCGCGCTCGGCCACACCCTCGACCTGACCCTCGGCCACGGCCCCTCCCCGTACCTCTGGACGGCCCTGTGCGCCGCCCTGATCGGCGCCGAGGTCCTCCTCGAAGCCCTGACGGCCTTCGTCACCGGCACCACGAACGCGCGCGCCGGCTCCTGGCTCCGCCGCCTTGGCGCCCGGAGGCTGCTCGCCGCCGGCCCGCACCACGCCTCCCGCTTCACCCCCGGCGACCTCGTCACCCGGCTGACCGGCAACGCGGCCGAGGCGGGCACCGCCCCGACGACCGCCGCCACCGGCCTCGCCGCGCTGATCACCCCGCTCGGCGGGCTGATCGCCCTCGCCTTCATCGACCTCTGGCTGGCCGCGGTCTTCCTCGCCGGGGCCCCGGCGCTGTTCCTCTTCCTGCGCGCCTTCGCCCGCAGCTCCTCCGACAGCGTCTCGCGCTACCAGCGCGTGCAGGGCGAACTCGCCGCCCGGCTCGTCGAGGCCCTCGGCGGCGCCCGCACCGTCGCCGCCGCCGGCACCGCCCGGCGCGAACGCGACCGGGTCCTCGCACCACTGCCCGAACTGAGCACCCAGGGGCGGCGCATGTGGCAGGTGTACGGGCGTGCCGTCGTCCAGGGCGGCATCCTGGTGCCGCTGTTGCAGACAGCCGTCCTCGCGGTCGGCGGGGTGCGCCTCGCCGCCGGCGACCTGAGCGTCGGCGAACTGCTGGCCGCCACCCGCTACGCGGCGCTCGCCGCCGGCGTCGGCTCGGTCATCGGCCGGCTCAACTCCCTGGTGCGCAGCCGCGCCGCCGCCCGCCGCACCGCCGAACTCCTGGCGCTGCCCGCCATGCCGTACGGCACCAGGCCGCTGCCGCCGGACGGCCCCGGCCGGCTCGAACTGAGGGGCGTGAGCGTCACCCGAGGGGGCTGCGAGGTGCTGCGCGGCGTCGACCTGGTGGTTCCCGGCGGTACGACGACGGCCGTCGTGGGCCGCTCCGGCGCGGGCAAGTCCGTCCTGGCCGCCGTCGCAGGCCGGCTGACCGACCCCGGCAGCGGACAGGTGCTGCTCGACGGCGTGCCGCTGACCGAGGCGGACCCCGTGCAGCTGCGGCGGGAGATCGGGTACGCCTTCGAGCGGCCCGCGCTGTTCGGCGACACGGTCGGCGGTGCCGTCGCCTTCGGGGCGTACGCCCCCGACGGGCCCGCCGTCGAGGCCGCCGCGCGCGCGGCCAGCGCGGACCGCTTCATCCGGCTGCTCCCACGCGGGTACGGCACCGCCCTCGCCGACGCGCCGCTGTCGGGCGGCGAGCTGCAACGCCTCGGCCTGGCCCGGGCCTTCGCCCACGCGGGCCGGCTGCTGGTGCTCGACGACGCCACCTCCAGCCTGGACAGCGTCACGGAGGTCCAGGTGGGACGGGCCCTGGTCGGCGAGGTCCGCGCGGGCACCCGGCTGCTGATCGCGCACCGCGTCTCCTCGGCGGCCCGCGCGGACCGCGTCGCCTGGCTGGAGAACGGCCGCGTCCGCGCCGTCGGCCCGCACGAGGAACTTTGGCAACTGGCGGACTACCGGGCGGTGTTCGCGGACGAGCCGGAGGATTCGGCGGAGCCGGAGGCCGAACGTGCCGACGGAACGGGGGCGGCCCGGTGA
- the lanKC gene encoding class III lanthionine synthetase LanKC has translation MNKGYAVYCDADRRFYDAPHRLPADGDGPTAFYATARREPPAGWQRHDSADWRAYRPLDAQLPSQGWKIHLSACLDNAERILTAVWDYCVPRRIAFKCVPSPYLLHTRNAKYADRGGSGKFITVYPADDAQCRAVAEDLDALLTGEAGPYILTDLRWGDGPVYVRYGSFTERHCYDDKGELRPAVENADGVLVPDRRDPAFHVPDWISLPDFLAPHLAARSATTVSDIPYRIDRALHFSNGGGVYVGTDLRTDRQVVLKEGRPHAGLAADGADAVTRLERERDALRALSGLPYTPEVHDYFTLGDHHFLVLEFIEGRPLNTFFARRHPLVDPDPGAEALAAYTDWAMRLYRLVEEAVDAVHARGIVFNDLHLFNIMVAEDEESVVLLDFEAAAHIDEGRRQTIANPGFVAPADRKGFDVDRYALACLRIALFLPLTSLFAVDPHKAAHLARTAREQFPVPPGYFDEAVAEIVHGPRGERAAPAADSVRGSGPDGPAGPVTADGYLPVDLADWPRSRDSMTEAVLASATPQREDRCFPGDIAQFATGGGICFAYGAAGVLYALDATGGRDRCGDAEEWLLRHTKRPRPGTPLGFYDGLAGVAWVLERLGHRARALELAETITAQNWDQIAPDLHSGLAGLGLALDSLATTTGESALHDAALRCAELVMAKPVAEAGGKPRAGLLHGATGTALLLLRLYERTGEPALLDHAADALRRDLARCVLGVGEVLQVDEGWRTMPYLGAGSVGIGMLLDDYLAHRPDADFEQARGRIVRAAQATFYAQPGLFRGTAGMVLYLSRTTAAGPGTAPADLHRQIGSLAWGAVPFQGHLAFPGEQMMRLSMDLSTGTAGCLLALGSALHTAPVHLPFLPPLRRPPEPALRGRTEKHPVPTSERN, from the coding sequence ATGAACAAGGGCTACGCCGTCTACTGCGACGCGGACCGCCGGTTCTACGACGCCCCGCACCGCCTGCCCGCCGACGGCGACGGCCCCACCGCCTTCTACGCGACCGCCCGGCGCGAGCCTCCCGCCGGCTGGCAGCGCCACGACTCCGCCGACTGGCGCGCCTACCGGCCGCTCGACGCCCAACTTCCCAGCCAGGGCTGGAAGATCCACCTCTCCGCGTGCCTGGACAACGCCGAGCGGATCCTCACCGCCGTCTGGGACTACTGCGTACCGCGGCGCATCGCCTTCAAGTGCGTGCCGAGCCCGTACCTCCTGCACACCCGCAACGCCAAGTACGCCGACCGGGGCGGCAGCGGGAAGTTCATCACCGTCTACCCCGCCGACGACGCCCAGTGCCGGGCCGTCGCCGAGGACCTCGACGCCCTGCTGACCGGCGAGGCGGGCCCGTACATCCTCACCGACCTGCGCTGGGGCGACGGGCCGGTGTACGTGCGGTACGGCAGCTTCACCGAGCGGCACTGCTACGACGACAAGGGCGAGCTGCGCCCGGCCGTCGAGAACGCCGACGGGGTGCTCGTGCCAGACCGCCGGGACCCCGCCTTCCACGTCCCGGACTGGATCAGCCTGCCCGACTTCCTCGCCCCGCACCTCGCGGCCCGCTCGGCGACGACGGTCAGCGACATCCCGTACCGGATCGACCGCGCCCTGCACTTCTCCAACGGCGGCGGCGTCTACGTCGGCACCGACCTGCGCACGGACCGGCAGGTCGTCCTCAAGGAAGGCCGCCCGCACGCGGGCCTGGCCGCCGACGGCGCCGACGCGGTGACCCGGCTGGAGCGGGAACGGGACGCCCTGCGCGCGCTGTCGGGGCTGCCGTACACCCCCGAGGTGCACGACTACTTCACCCTCGGCGACCACCACTTCCTGGTGCTCGAATTCATCGAGGGCCGGCCGCTCAACACCTTCTTCGCCCGGCGGCACCCGCTGGTCGACCCGGACCCCGGCGCCGAGGCCCTCGCCGCCTACACGGACTGGGCGATGCGGCTGTACCGGCTGGTCGAGGAGGCCGTCGACGCCGTCCACGCGCGCGGCATCGTCTTCAACGACCTGCACCTGTTCAACATCATGGTCGCCGAGGACGAGGAGTCGGTGGTCCTCCTCGACTTCGAAGCCGCCGCGCACATCGACGAGGGCCGCCGCCAGACCATCGCCAACCCCGGCTTCGTCGCCCCGGCCGACCGCAAGGGCTTCGACGTCGACCGCTACGCCCTGGCCTGTCTGCGCATCGCCCTCTTCCTGCCGCTGACGAGCCTGTTCGCCGTCGACCCGCACAAGGCGGCACACCTGGCGCGGACGGCGCGCGAGCAGTTCCCGGTGCCGCCCGGCTACTTCGACGAGGCGGTCGCGGAGATCGTCCACGGGCCGCGTGGCGAGCGTGCCGCGCCCGCCGCGGATTCCGTGCGGGGGAGCGGGCCCGACGGCCCGGCCGGCCCCGTCACCGCCGACGGCTACCTGCCCGTCGACCTCGCCGACTGGCCGCGCAGCCGCGACTCCATGACCGAGGCCGTCCTCGCCTCGGCCACCCCCCAGCGCGAGGACCGCTGCTTCCCCGGCGACATCGCCCAGTTCGCCACCGGCGGCGGCATCTGCTTCGCCTACGGCGCGGCCGGCGTGCTGTACGCCCTGGACGCCACCGGCGGACGCGACCGGTGCGGCGACGCCGAGGAATGGCTGCTGCGCCACACCAAGAGGCCCCGGCCCGGCACCCCCCTCGGTTTCTACGACGGACTCGCCGGCGTCGCCTGGGTCCTCGAACGGCTCGGCCACCGCGCCCGCGCCCTGGAACTCGCCGAGACGATCACCGCCCAGAACTGGGACCAGATCGCCCCCGACCTGCACAGCGGCCTCGCCGGCCTCGGCCTCGCCCTCGACTCCCTGGCCACCACCACGGGCGAGAGCGCCCTCCACGACGCGGCCCTGCGCTGCGCGGAACTGGTCATGGCCAAGCCGGTCGCCGAGGCGGGCGGCAAGCCCCGCGCCGGCCTCCTCCACGGCGCCACCGGCACCGCCCTGCTCCTGCTGCGCCTCTACGAACGCACCGGCGAGCCCGCACTCCTCGACCACGCCGCCGACGCCCTCCGCCGCGACCTCGCCCGCTGCGTCCTCGGCGTGGGCGAGGTCCTCCAGGTCGACGAGGGCTGGCGCACCATGCCCTACCTCGGCGCCGGAAGCGTCGGCATCGGCATGCTGCTCGACGACTACCTCGCCCACCGGCCCGACGCGGACTTCGAGCAGGCGCGGGGCCGGATCGTCCGGGCCGCCCAGGCCACCTTCTACGCGCAGCCCGGCCTCTTCCGGGGCACCGCGGGCATGGTGCTGTACCTGAGCCGCACCACGGCCGCCGGACCCGGCACCGCCCCCGCCGACCTGCACCGCCAGATCGGCTCCCTGGCCTGGGGCGCCGTCCCCTTCCAGGGCCATCTGGCCTTCCCCGGCGAGCAGATGATGCGCCTGTCGATGGACCTGTCCACCGGCACCGCCGGCTGTCTGCTCGCCCTGGGCAGCGCCCTCCACACCGCACCGGTGCACCTGCCCTTCCTCCCGCCGCTCCGGCGGCCCCCAGAGCCGGCCCTTCGGGGTCGTACAGAAAAACACCCCGTCCCCACGAGTGAGAGGAACTGA
- a CDS encoding ferredoxin yields the protein MSERWHVEVDRSVCVGSGMCAGIAPWAFRLDTARQSHPAEPETDAAGPVLAAAESCPVEAITLRTLDDGAAVFPPEDA from the coding sequence ATGAGCGAGCGCTGGCACGTGGAGGTCGACCGGAGCGTCTGCGTCGGCTCGGGGATGTGCGCGGGGATCGCACCGTGGGCGTTCCGGCTCGACACCGCCCGGCAGTCCCACCCGGCCGAACCGGAGACCGACGCGGCCGGGCCCGTGCTCGCCGCCGCGGAGAGCTGCCCCGTCGAGGCCATCACCCTGCGGACCCTCGACGACGGTGCCGCGGTCTTCCCGCCCGAGGACGCATGA
- a CDS encoding helix-turn-helix domain-containing protein, protein MFAESRPFRVAPHRLPAWKAVLPIGGHAELHRPGRPVVTAPGLIVPPQLVHSCAATSPYAALFIDAWLLPSRPEPVRLDAGVVRRLLAALGTTGSDGPGTDADLAAGYTELRALAGDPVPLDPRVAHAIHLCTSRDPDLPIASLADEVGLSAPRLRALVRRDVGIALVRLRQWGRLSTAVAGLPESTAALAAATAGFADQAHFTRTARDFTGRTPASLRRAEAQGAP, encoded by the coding sequence ATGTTCGCCGAATCGCGCCCGTTCCGTGTCGCCCCGCACCGGCTGCCCGCGTGGAAGGCCGTGCTGCCGATCGGCGGCCACGCCGAACTCCACCGGCCGGGACGGCCCGTGGTGACGGCGCCCGGGCTGATCGTGCCGCCGCAGCTGGTCCACAGCTGTGCGGCGACCTCTCCCTATGCCGCCCTGTTCATCGACGCCTGGCTGCTGCCCTCCCGCCCGGAGCCGGTCCGGCTCGATGCCGGCGTGGTCCGCCGCCTGCTCGCCGCGCTCGGCACCACCGGTTCCGACGGCCCCGGCACCGACGCGGACCTTGCCGCCGGATACACCGAGCTACGGGCACTCGCCGGGGACCCGGTCCCACTCGATCCGAGAGTCGCTCACGCCATCCATCTGTGCACGTCGCGCGACCCGGACCTGCCCATCGCCTCCCTCGCCGACGAGGTCGGCCTGTCGGCCCCGCGGCTGCGCGCCCTGGTCCGCCGGGACGTGGGCATCGCGCTGGTCCGCCTGCGCCAGTGGGGCCGGCTCTCCACCGCGGTCGCCGGCCTGCCGGAGTCGACCGCCGCCCTGGCCGCGGCCACCGCGGGCTTCGCCGACCAGGCCCACTTCACCCGTACCGCGCGGGACTTCACCGGGCGCACGCCGGCCTCGCTGCGACGCGCCGAAGCGCAGGGCGCGCCCTGA
- a CDS encoding SapB/AmfS family lanthipeptide has translation MTLLDLQTMETPKAEVTNEFGGGGGGSRASLLLCGDSSLSVVTCN, from the coding sequence ATGACCCTTCTCGACCTGCAGACGATGGAGACCCCCAAGGCCGAGGTGACCAACGAGTTCGGCGGTGGCGGTGGCGGTAGCCGCGCCAGCCTGCTGCTCTGTGGTGACAGCAGCCTGTCGGTCGTCACCTGCAACTGA
- a CDS encoding ATP-binding cassette domain-containing protein has product MTGTRTRPGPARRVLPKAKRFLACRKRVLLTLGGWSLLESAQTFLGGYSVARALDDGFLAGRPGVGLGWLALAAVTIVVGGLATGGVFRGLADLVEPLRDGLVRRVVTRSLGEAVTGGGRADSAVVSRLTHQTELARDSFAGLVLVARSFVFTAAGALLGLASLAPLLLLVVVPPLLLGLALFVATLAPMADRQQDFLSADERMSTEFGALAEGLRDVVACGAERQAAERTDALISAEVRAARSLAGWAAVRALALGVAGQLPVVLLLVAAPWLLDRGLTAGELLGALTYLVQALLPALHTLMNALGAAGTRLLVVLDRLTSGPDGDLPAHGDERAPAAPAQPPRVELRSVTFAYGPRAHPVVRDLDLVVEPGEHLVVVGPSGIGKSTLTGLVAGLLAPDRGEVRVAGQPVAGPAAAPGREWARQRVLIPQQAYVFTATVRENLLYLRPGGAPPEAVAASVAAVGLDALVERLGGLDAEVDPAALSQGERQLIALGRAHLSPAPLVLLDEATCYLDPAAEARAERAFAERPGTLIVVAHRISSARRADRVLVMDGARAVCGRHDELLDSSVLYRDLVGRWHAGHV; this is encoded by the coding sequence GTGACCGGCACCCGCACGCGGCCCGGTCCCGCCCGCCGTGTCCTGCCGAAGGCAAAACGCTTTCTGGCGTGCCGCAAGCGCGTGCTGCTGACGCTCGGCGGCTGGTCCCTGCTGGAGTCCGCGCAGACCTTCCTCGGCGGCTACAGCGTCGCCCGCGCCCTCGACGACGGATTCCTGGCGGGCCGGCCCGGCGTCGGGCTCGGCTGGCTGGCGCTCGCCGCCGTGACGATCGTCGTCGGCGGACTCGCCACGGGCGGGGTGTTCCGTGGGCTGGCCGATCTCGTGGAGCCGCTCCGGGACGGGCTGGTGCGCCGGGTGGTGACCCGGTCGCTGGGGGAGGCCGTGACCGGCGGGGGGCGAGCCGACAGCGCCGTGGTCTCCCGGCTGACCCACCAGACCGAGCTGGCCCGCGACAGCTTCGCGGGGCTGGTGCTGGTGGCCCGCTCGTTCGTCTTCACGGCGGCCGGGGCGCTGCTGGGCCTCGCCTCCCTCGCGCCGCTCCTGCTGCTGGTCGTGGTGCCGCCCCTGCTGCTGGGTCTGGCGCTGTTCGTGGCCACGCTGGCGCCGATGGCCGACCGGCAGCAGGACTTCCTCAGCGCCGACGAACGCATGTCCACCGAGTTCGGCGCGCTCGCCGAGGGACTGCGCGACGTGGTGGCGTGCGGCGCGGAGCGGCAGGCCGCCGAGCGGACGGACGCGCTGATCTCCGCCGAGGTCCGGGCGGCCCGCTCGCTCGCCGGGTGGGCGGCCGTCCGCGCCCTGGCACTCGGCGTTGCCGGGCAACTGCCGGTGGTGCTGCTGCTCGTCGCCGCACCCTGGCTGCTCGACCGGGGCCTGACCGCGGGCGAGCTGCTCGGCGCGCTCACCTATCTCGTCCAGGCGCTGCTGCCCGCCCTGCACACCCTGATGAACGCCCTCGGGGCGGCGGGCACCCGGCTGCTGGTGGTGCTCGACCGCCTCACCTCGGGGCCCGACGGAGACCTGCCCGCGCACGGCGACGAGCGGGCGCCGGCGGCGCCCGCGCAGCCGCCGCGCGTCGAGCTGCGGTCGGTCACCTTCGCCTACGGGCCGCGCGCCCACCCCGTCGTCCGGGACCTCGACCTCGTGGTGGAGCCCGGCGAGCACCTGGTGGTGGTCGGCCCCAGCGGCATCGGCAAGTCCACCCTGACGGGACTCGTCGCGGGGCTGCTCGCCCCGGACCGGGGCGAGGTGCGGGTGGCGGGGCAGCCCGTGGCCGGGCCGGCGGCGGCCCCCGGCCGGGAGTGGGCGCGGCAGCGGGTGCTGATCCCGCAGCAGGCCTACGTCTTCACCGCCACCGTCCGGGAGAACCTGCTCTACCTCCGCCCCGGCGGGGCGCCCCCCGAGGCCGTCGCGGCGTCGGTGGCGGCCGTGGGGCTCGATGCGCTGGTGGAGCGGCTGGGCGGGCTGGACGCGGAAGTCGACCCGGCCGCGCTGTCACAGGGGGAGCGGCAGCTGATCGCGCTGGGCCGGGCCCATCTGTCCCCCGCGCCGCTCGTGCTGCTGGACGAGGCGACCTGCTATCTGGACCCCGCGGCGGAAGCGCGCGCGGAGCGCGCCTTCGCCGAGCGGCCCGGCACCCTGATCGTGGTGGCGCACCGGATCAGCTCCGCGCGCAGGGCCGACCGGGTGCTGGTGATGGACGGCGCCCGCGCCGTCTGCGGGCGCCACGACGAACTGCTCGACTCCTCGGTCCTCTACCGCGATCTGGTGGGGCGCTGGCACGCGGGGCACGTCTGA
- a CDS encoding NAD(P)/FAD-dependent oxidoreductase, which translates to MSHRIVVVGAGYAGLLATKRLARKLRRGDVTITLVNASDRFVERVRLHQFAAGQPWSAASLRRQLSGTPVQLVVARVTEIDPTGRRVCLDVAPGAIGYDTLVYAAGSRARLDEVPGAAEHAYAVADLEQATRLRHRVAEIASGGTVAVVGGGLTGLETAAELAESCPGLRVRLFTGADDVGSGLAPRARTHLRRALDRLDVSVHPRSVVAAVREDGLDIRGGASFAADAVVWTTGFRAPELAREAGFATDGSGRMLVDATLRSLSHPEVYAVGDAAAGVSVTGAPSRMSCQAALPMGRGVADVVAARLTGREPGPVRIGYAFTNISLGRRDGVVQFTRADDRPRGFALTGRAAAVFKEAVVRSTIRSEAG; encoded by the coding sequence ATGAGTCATCGCATCGTCGTCGTGGGCGCCGGTTACGCCGGTCTGTTGGCGACCAAGCGCCTCGCCCGCAAGCTGCGCCGCGGCGACGTCACCATCACGCTGGTCAATGCCTCGGACCGGTTCGTGGAACGCGTACGGCTCCATCAGTTCGCCGCCGGGCAGCCATGGTCGGCGGCGTCGTTGCGGCGACAACTGAGCGGTACCCCGGTCCAGCTGGTCGTCGCACGCGTGACGGAGATCGACCCCACCGGCCGGAGGGTGTGTCTGGACGTCGCGCCCGGAGCGATCGGCTACGACACCCTGGTGTACGCGGCGGGCAGCCGGGCGCGGCTCGACGAGGTCCCCGGAGCGGCCGAGCACGCCTACGCCGTCGCCGACCTCGAGCAGGCGACGCGGTTGCGGCACCGGGTCGCCGAGATCGCGTCCGGCGGCACGGTCGCGGTGGTCGGCGGAGGGCTGACCGGCCTGGAAACCGCCGCGGAGCTGGCCGAGAGCTGTCCCGGGCTGCGCGTCCGGCTGTTCACCGGTGCCGATGACGTCGGCTCCGGGCTCGCGCCGCGAGCCCGGACCCATCTGCGGCGGGCTCTCGACCGGCTGGACGTCTCGGTTCATCCGAGGAGCGTCGTCGCGGCGGTGCGGGAGGACGGCCTGGACATCCGCGGGGGTGCGTCGTTCGCCGCTGACGCCGTGGTGTGGACCACCGGGTTCCGTGCGCCGGAGCTGGCCCGCGAGGCAGGGTTCGCCACGGATGGGAGCGGCCGGATGCTCGTCGACGCCACCCTGCGCTCGCTCTCGCACCCCGAGGTGTACGCCGTCGGCGACGCGGCTGCCGGGGTGTCGGTGACCGGGGCACCGAGCCGGATGTCCTGCCAGGCGGCCCTGCCGATGGGCCGGGGTGTGGCCGATGTCGTCGCGGCTCGGCTGACGGGCCGGGAGCCCGGTCCCGTCCGGATCGGTTACGCCTTCACCAACATCAGCCTCGGCAGGCGTGACGGTGTCGTCCAGTTCACCCGCGCCGACGACCGCCCGCGCGGGTTCGCCCTGACAGGACGCGCCGCGGCAGTTTTCAAGGAGGCTGTCGTGCGCAGCACGATCCGTTCCGAGGCGGGGTGA